The Listeria sp. PSOL-1 genome includes a region encoding these proteins:
- a CDS encoding AI-2E family transporter, with protein MDCCILLKKVGEKVKKTLSKFKQYFIENKFVLGLLILLLVALNIFMLTKISFVFYPLGVIIETVAAPIILAGISYYLFNPMIDFLERKGWRRGLAIGLLYLIIVGALVVLFSFIVPAVRDQLMSLFKNFPKYWDQMTQRLTEFSQSPLFDQIKDKLNHNMNDIMKTISQKSSSVVTSAINSIGNIVGTVTEVVLAIVTTPLILFYLLKDGKKLPDFILKLLPVNSRAHTRQVLIESNHQISSYIRGQIIVSFCIGILLFIGYLIIGLPYALTLAIIAACTSIVPYLGPAIAITPALIISVVTSPWLLLKLIIVWIVVQLLEGKFISPQVMGKSLKVHPITILFVILVSGKLFGVVGVIFAVPGYAVLKVLVTHVFIWFKRVSGLYGAQPKSKYMTRPERDQEE; from the coding sequence ATGGATTGCTGTATACTATTAAAAAAAGTAGGTGAGAAAGTGAAAAAAACATTATCTAAATTTAAACAATACTTTATCGAAAATAAATTTGTTTTAGGGCTTTTAATCTTATTACTTGTCGCTTTAAATATCTTCATGCTGACAAAGATTTCTTTTGTCTTTTATCCGCTTGGAGTGATTATTGAAACTGTTGCTGCGCCGATTATTTTAGCGGGTATTTCGTATTATTTGTTCAATCCAATGATCGACTTTCTTGAGCGGAAAGGTTGGCGGCGTGGACTTGCGATTGGCTTGCTTTATTTAATTATTGTTGGCGCATTAGTCGTTTTATTTAGTTTTATTGTTCCTGCTGTAAGAGATCAACTTATGAGCTTATTTAAAAACTTTCCAAAATATTGGGATCAAATGACGCAACGGCTTACAGAATTCAGTCAATCACCACTATTTGACCAGATTAAGGATAAATTAAATCACAACATGAATGACATCATGAAAACCATTTCACAAAAAAGTTCTTCAGTTGTTACAAGTGCGATTAATAGTATTGGAAACATTGTTGGAACAGTAACTGAAGTTGTGCTTGCTATCGTTACAACGCCACTTATCTTGTTTTATTTACTTAAAGATGGCAAGAAATTACCTGATTTTATCTTAAAATTGCTACCAGTCAATAGCCGTGCTCACACGCGTCAGGTATTGATTGAATCAAATCATCAAATTAGTTCATATATTCGTGGTCAAATTATTGTTAGCTTCTGTATTGGCATCTTGCTTTTTATTGGCTACTTAATTATCGGTCTGCCTTACGCACTTACATTAGCCATTATTGCTGCTTGTACAAGTATCGTGCCTTATTTAGGACCAGCAATCGCGATTACACCAGCGCTGATTATTTCAGTGGTCACTTCACCTTGGCTGCTACTTAAATTGATCATTGTTTGGATCGTTGTTCAGCTTCTTGAAGGGAAATTTATTTCTCCGCAAGTTATGGGAAAATCGCTCAAGGTCCATCCAATTACTATTTTGTTTGTTATTTTAGTTTCAGGTAAACTTTTTGGTGTAGTGGGTGTTATTTTTGCCGTACCTGGCTATGCTGTGTTGAAAGTACTTGTTACGCACGTATTTATTTGGTTTAAAAGGGTTTCTGGTCTTTACGGCGCTCAGCCAAAAAGCAAATACATGACAAGGCCTGAACGTGATCAAGAAGAATAA
- a CDS encoding amidohydrolase: MKLWTNGTFYTMTAPFEKVDDVLTENGKIIATGSAAKQIQADEVIDLQGKIIFPGFVDSHIHLLWYGQALARLNLYQTKTKQAALAKIKERMDRLPEGNWLFVEGYDENKWQDEKTQLTKHDLDQISQTSPILVRRIDYHSVSINQAFIDEIQLTSDTPFSGGGEIDIDEMGEITGILRDNALNIAVAAFPEPTSAELEHWLTLAVEDLWEKGLTGAHSEDLHYFNGFEKTLATFYAMLSGEKKPFRVQLLVHHAELAAFKASNELFISGHPFVELGAMKIFYDGTVGSRTALMSAPYADDKKNYGLQIHKDHEFTELVKQAREANLPVAIHILGDQAFDNVITTLLKFPPKDGQFDRMIHTPWLREELLEKAMPLPLLFDLQPQFMSSDLPWALDVLGERHPPLAFAWKSIAAYGFKTAFGSDAPIEIPNPFYGIHAAVTRTTNQDLNGKRYFSDQALTVFEAIKQYTTGSAIASYKEFERGKILPGYVADFTIVEKDPYTVAEADLRDLKVTMTVVDGKIVYKC; this comes from the coding sequence ATGAAACTCTGGACCAATGGAACTTTTTATACAATGACAGCCCCTTTTGAAAAGGTAGATGACGTTTTAACCGAAAATGGGAAAATTATTGCAACAGGAAGTGCAGCTAAGCAAATCCAAGCAGATGAAGTCATTGATTTACAAGGGAAAATTATTTTTCCAGGCTTTGTTGATTCACATATTCATCTATTGTGGTATGGTCAAGCATTAGCTCGTCTTAATCTTTATCAAACGAAAACGAAACAAGCGGCATTGGCTAAAATCAAGGAACGTATGGATAGATTACCTGAAGGAAATTGGCTTTTTGTTGAAGGTTATGATGAGAATAAATGGCAAGATGAAAAGACGCAGCTAACGAAACATGATTTGGATCAAATCAGTCAGACTTCGCCTATTTTAGTGCGCAGAATTGATTATCATTCGGTAAGTATTAATCAAGCATTTATTGATGAGATTCAGTTAACGAGTGACACCCCTTTTTCTGGGGGTGGTGAAATTGATATAGATGAAATGGGCGAAATTACTGGTATCTTGCGTGACAATGCGCTCAACATTGCGGTGGCTGCTTTTCCGGAACCAACGAGTGCTGAGCTTGAGCATTGGCTTACGCTTGCAGTGGAAGATTTATGGGAAAAAGGCTTAACAGGCGCTCATTCAGAAGATTTACATTATTTTAATGGCTTTGAAAAAACACTGGCTACATTTTATGCTATGCTTTCTGGCGAGAAAAAGCCGTTTCGCGTACAATTATTAGTTCATCACGCTGAACTGGCTGCTTTTAAAGCTTCTAATGAGTTGTTCATTTCTGGACATCCTTTTGTTGAACTTGGCGCAATGAAAATTTTTTACGATGGAACAGTTGGCTCTAGGACAGCCTTAATGTCTGCTCCTTACGCTGATGATAAAAAGAACTATGGTTTGCAAATCCACAAAGATCATGAATTTACCGAATTAGTTAAACAAGCTCGAGAAGCTAATTTACCTGTTGCGATCCATATTCTAGGGGATCAAGCTTTTGATAATGTAATTACGACATTGCTGAAATTCCCACCAAAAGATGGACAATTTGATCGGATGATTCATACACCATGGCTGCGTGAAGAATTGTTAGAAAAAGCGATGCCATTACCACTTTTGTTTGATCTACAACCGCAGTTTATGAGTAGTGACCTCCCATGGGCGCTTGATGTGCTAGGTGAAAGGCATCCACCACTTGCTTTTGCTTGGAAATCGATTGCAGCGTATGGTTTTAAAACGGCATTTGGTAGTGACGCTCCAATTGAAATTCCTAATCCGTTTTACGGGATTCACGCAGCAGTTACGCGAACAACAAACCAAGATTTAAATGGCAAACGCTATTTTTCTGATCAAGCTCTGACTGTTTTTGAAGCAATCAAGCAATATACGACGGGTAGCGCCATAGCAAGTTACAAAGAATTCGAGCGAGGAAAAATTTTGCCTGGCTATGTCGCTGATTTTACCATTGTTGAGAAAGATCCTTATACTGTAGCCGAAGCTGATTTAAGAGATTTAAAAGTTACGATGACAGTTGTAGATGGGAAGATTGTTTATAAATGTTGA
- a CDS encoding MFS transporter, translating to MMLLYTGLSFIWPFNMVYMTQELGLTSTKASLVLLVNSGVGIISSVIGGLLFDRFSGYLSLMIGTIILVFSEASLVLFHGFPLFIWNLWAVGFSVGLIFSGLYAAAGLTHPAGGRTGFNAIYVAQNIGVALGPFLAGFFAKSGMGKVYFGAFIFAVLYAIFFLLFFRKIDWDSEKVKIVTKHRKKGMKRGRTTFIGLISLLLLLGTYLFCQLPHVQWQSNLSTYMIATKGITTAEYGELWSINGALIVLGQLLFIPLIYRFKQDLHLQIVVGILLFSAAFGAAFLAESYRGFLMGMCLLTLGEMFAWPAIPTIAYQLAPIGRAGLYQGLVNGIATTARMLAPFLGAVAVEYFGGIKTLFVSVFALLILAMICIRIQQLLQKRDEKERLLREDYQ from the coding sequence ATGATGTTGCTTTATACAGGATTGTCTTTTATTTGGCCTTTTAATATGGTGTATATGACACAAGAGTTAGGGTTAACGAGTACAAAGGCATCGCTTGTATTACTTGTTAATTCTGGAGTAGGAATTATTTCAAGTGTGATTGGTGGTCTGCTTTTTGATCGGTTTTCAGGCTACCTTTCACTTATGATTGGGACAATTATACTCGTATTTTCAGAGGCATCGCTTGTTTTGTTTCATGGTTTTCCGCTGTTTATTTGGAATTTATGGGCTGTTGGTTTTTCGGTGGGGTTAATCTTTTCGGGATTATATGCTGCTGCCGGACTAACGCATCCAGCTGGCGGACGAACAGGTTTTAATGCGATTTACGTTGCGCAAAACATTGGCGTCGCGCTAGGGCCATTTTTAGCTGGCTTTTTTGCTAAAAGCGGCATGGGAAAAGTATACTTCGGTGCTTTTATCTTTGCTGTGCTTTATGCTATCTTTTTCCTTCTTTTTTTTAGAAAAATTGATTGGGATTCTGAAAAAGTAAAAATAGTAACAAAACATCGAAAGAAGGGAATGAAGCGAGGAAGGACCACATTCATAGGATTAATTTCATTGCTTTTATTGTTAGGTACATATTTATTTTGTCAATTACCACACGTTCAGTGGCAGTCGAATTTGTCAACGTATATGATTGCAACAAAAGGCATAACAACAGCAGAGTACGGAGAATTGTGGAGTATTAACGGTGCATTAATTGTTCTTGGACAGCTTCTTTTTATACCACTTATTTATCGCTTTAAACAGGATTTACATTTGCAAATAGTTGTCGGGATTCTGTTGTTTAGTGCTGCATTTGGTGCTGCTTTTTTGGCAGAAAGCTATCGTGGCTTTTTAATGGGGATGTGTTTACTTACTCTTGGAGAAATGTTTGCTTGGCCTGCTATTCCAACGATTGCTTATCAATTAGCGCCGATAGGAAGGGCTGGGCTCTACCAAGGGCTAGTGAATGGAATAGCGACTACTGCTAGAATGTTGGCACCGTTTTTAGGTGCAGTAGCCGTTGAATATTTTGGTGGGATCAAGACGCTGTTTGTTAGTGTATTTGCCCTTCTTATTTTAGCGATGATTTGTATTCGTATCCAACAGCTTTTACAAAAACGAGACGAAAAAGAAAGGCTATTAAGGGAGGATTATCAATGA